A single region of the Sorex araneus isolate mSorAra2 chromosome 7, mSorAra2.pri, whole genome shotgun sequence genome encodes:
- the MMAA gene encoding methylmalonic aciduria type A protein, mitochondrial, whose protein sequence is MSLPGLLRRLPPRSLSGRLRPPCRPPCLRPASCPDPRGARRRLCAHRGLQELHGSLSEQEQRLVERLYAGLIGGQRASLAEAITLVESTHSRKKALAQALLQRVLEHHREQERRNQGKPLAFRVGLSGPPGAGKSTFIEYFGKMLTERGHRLSVLAVDPSSCTSGGSLLGDKTRMTELSRDMNAYIRPSPTSGTLGGVTRTTNEAILLCEGGGYDIILIETVGVGQSEIAVADMVDMFVLLLPPAGGDELQGIKRGIVEMADLVAITKSDGDLVVPARRIQAEYVSALKLLRKRSQVWSPKVIRISARSGEGISEMWDAMQEFRRRMLASGELAARRRRQQKVWMWRLIQESVLEHFRAHAAVRRQIPLLEQRVLSGALAPGLAADLLLKAFQSRD, encoded by the exons ATGAGCCTCCCGGGGCTGCTGCGCCGCCTGCCCCCGCGCTCGCTGAGCGGCCGCCTGCgacccccctgccgccccccgtGCCTGCGCCCCGCGAGCTGCCCCGACCCCCGCGGCGCCCGGCGGCGGCTGTGCGCGCACCGCGGCCTCCAGGAGCTGCACGGGAGCCTCTCGGAGCAGGAGCAGAGGCTGGTGGAGAGGCTCTATGCCGGCCTCATCGGCGGGCAGCGGGCCAGCCTGGCCGAGGCCATCACGCTGGTGGAGTCCACGCACAGCCGCAAGAAGGcgctggcccaggcgctgctgcAGAGGGTCCTCGAGCACCACCGAGAGCAGGAGCGGCGGAATCAAGGGAAGCCGCTAGCCTTCCGAGTGG GACTGTCGGGGCCCCCGGGGGCTGGGAAATCCACCTTTATCGAATACTTTGGGAAGATGCTCACGGAGCGTGGCCACCGGCTGTCTGTGCTGGCCGTCGACCCCTCCTCATGCACCAGTGGGG ggtcactcctgggtgacAAGACGCGGATGACGGAACTCTCCAGAGACATGAATGCCTACATCAGGCCGTCCCCCACGAGCGGCACGCTGGGGGGGGTGACGCGCACCACCAACGAGGCGATTCTGCTGTGTGAGGGCGGCGGCTACGACATCATCCTCATCGAGACTGTCG GTGTGGGTCAGTCGGAGATCGCGGTGGCCGACATGGTTGACATGTTCGTTCTGCTGCTGCCGCCGGCAGGAGGGGACGAGCTGCAG GGCATCAAGCGGGGCATCGTGGAGATGGCTGATCTGGTCGCCATCACCAAGTCGGACGGGGACTTGGTCGTGCCGGCGCGCAGGATCCAGGCCGAGTACGTGAGCGCCCTGAAGCTGCTGCGCAAGCGCTCCCAGGTGTGGAGCCCCAAG GTGATCCGGATCTCGGcccgcagcggggagggcatctcgGAAATGTGGGACGCGATGCAGGAGTTCCGGAGGCGGATGCTGGCCAGCGGGGAGctggcggcgcggcggcggcggcagcagaaGGTGTGGATGTGGCGGCTCATCCAGGAGAGCGTGCTGGAGCACTTCCGCGCGCACGCGGCCGTGCGCCGCCAGATCCCGCTCCTGGAGCAGCGCGTGCTCAGCGGGGCGCTGGCCCCGGGGCTGGCCGCCGACCTGCTGCTGAAGGCCTTCCAGAGCAGGGACTGA